The Nitrospirota bacterium genome has a window encoding:
- a CDS encoding helix-turn-helix transcriptional regulator, which translates to MKDKNNICKKIRELRQSMKLTQSQFAELVNLSEDSIGKIERGVTIPNVETLYKIAEGVKIPIENLITSSKKNPAEGLPKTLTDLTTYLKTRPSEDIKLIHELAVKILERKK; encoded by the coding sequence ATGAAAGACAAAAATAACATTTGTAAAAAAATACGAGAATTACGTCAGTCAATGAAACTAACCCAAAGTCAGTTTGCTGAACTTGTAAATTTAAGTGAAGATAGTATTGGTAAGATTGAGAGGGGAGTAACCATTCCCAATGTGGAGACTTTATATAAGATTGCGGAGGGAGTTAAAATTCCGATTGAAAATTTGATTACCTCTTCAAAGAAGAATCCAGCCGAAGGATTACCTAAGACCCTAACCGATTTAACGACTTACCTGAAAACTCGCCCTTCTGAAGACATAAAATTAATTCACGAGCTTGCAGTTAAAATACTTGAAAGAAAAAAATAG